The Hordeum vulgare subsp. vulgare chromosome 7H, MorexV3_pseudomolecules_assembly, whole genome shotgun sequence DNA window cctcctccacctccggcAACAACCAACCGCGGCGTCGGTAGAGCAGCGGGATTCTTGACTCGCCACCAAGAAGACGCTGCAGAAAATATAAAGGGCGGAGTTTAAGGCTGGAAGTGGAACCGCGGCGAGGGGTAGGAAGACTCGAGAGGCTTTGGCCTCCTTTTGTGTTGGAGCTTGGAATTTGGACCGGGGACGAGGGAAGATTAACGGAGGACTTTGGGGGGTGATGaaggtggggaggaggagggccaaTCTGGTGTGGGTGTGGTAGCTGCGGTCCAACCTGATGGATGGTCCGTTTCCAcgtctctttctttctttctttctttctgctccttcttcttcgtcgccgtcgtcgtttcCCTTCTTCTTTTCTGCTTCGGTTTTTGTCTTTGCGTTTGCTAAAATATATACTGCCGCTGTCAATCCTGGCTACTTCATAGTTGACCAGCTGACCTGGTTCATGTGTGAATGTGTGGTCTAGGGATTATGCATGGCTTTTGCCTTCTCAAAAGACTTGATCAAGCCACACCGTGCCTTGGCATCGCCGCTGATTTTACATCGCAAAGTTTCTTAGCATGTGTGAGTATTCACTAGTGCTATAGTAACTTGGTAAAACATCAATATCTACTGatctagattttcatgaaaatctctaCGGCCTGAAAAGAAAGAGTAGTGTTCTTTTTTCATATTACCGATAGAACGCTTTGTCAGTTATCCCTCTCCCACCATTAAACTCCATCTTTTTTCGTCGTCCAGCCAGATTTTCGCCCCATCATGCCCTGTGTTTCGTACATTTTTCGTACTATGTTAATCAATCATCTTAATTATTTACCTTCTTGAACCAATAACATTGTAACGTACTTACCAAACTTGTCATAAAATTACAAGGTAAAAACATGGGCATAATTTGATAAACATTTACTTACACAATCGCAATCATGGACATAATTTGATAAATATTTACTTACACAATCGCATTAATATGGGCAAGTAATCACGAGGTAACATACTATAATATTTACGTCCTGTTACAACAGACGGGCAATTGTTCTAtggtaagataaaatagagtaaagTAATGAAAAATAAAACGAGCATTTAACATCCAACGAAAAATTACAACCAATTGCATCATCTCTCCTTTTTTTACTTACAAAGAACTTAAGGTTCTATCGTCCACCTCATCCTTCGTCCAACTTTCCGTGCATTCCTCTCTTCCTATCCCGGTTTTGATTTAATTTTTTCCTTCCATCTCTGGATTTTTTTCTCATCTTTTTAGAGTATAAACGTCGGCGGTTTTCGCCGGGTCGAGCTCCATGGAGTGAAAACGTTGCGCGAGGTGTACCGACCTCATGACCGTCCGAAAAGCCGGTCTTTGGGGTACGAGTTTTATTCATGTTTGAAAGAGAGAAAAAACAATGACGAGGCCACGAGGGTATCATCTTCCATCATCATCGCCATTAAGACCACCGTCCTGGCAGTTGGCACCTAAGTAATCCGAAGTTAAGCGCGCTTAATTTGCTGGCTCAAACAGCTGAAGCTTCCCTACGCCACGCTTGCTTTTGTCCCTCTGTACTGTGCTGCGTTGGCTTGCGATCGCACTCCACCGTACCACTGGTATCTCTCTGACATCCCCGCTGCGCTGTACGTTGCGGCAAATCCTATTTTTCCCGTCACCGATGGATGGAGCACAGCCTTCCGTGGATGCATGGCTCCTCCGTCTTGTCGACGGAACGGGCGCACTCGTACGAACCCCCGTCCGATTATCCCTAACAACCGGGGGTACTGGTTGGTAGGTTACCGGTAAAGTGGAATTATAAAAGACTAGGCCGAGCCGAACCGCTCTGCACGGCTGCGTACGTGTAACGCGTGTCTTCCCGTTCAAAGATCGCGTGCAAAAAGGAACTCCCTCGGAATGATCCGTGTGGAGCAGCTGGTTGTTTATTGATTTTATTTGATTTGACTTGATGATGAGCAGGACAAGAGGACACTTGATGCGGTCGCCTACATGCATGGACAGTTGAACACACGTTGATTCTGTCTTTTAAAATGTGAGCTTATGAGCTCACGTGTTTCCACACCTTTTGTatgtagacgaaccaacgtattCTCACGGTCCACACCAACACACCAAACACCACCTACCTACTCGAGACTTGGGCTTCCGGCCCATAAAGTCACATGCGCCAACACGAGACTCGCGCTATTTTCCATCTATGCTCTCCTGAACTTCCTCAAAAAAAAGAAACTCTCCTAAACTTTGTTTCCAACAGGAAAAAAAAAACCTTACTCTCCTGAACTATTCTATCCTCGTGCGCCAACACGAAATGCCAAACAAAACATGAGTACAAGTCATAGAAAAGATGAACCAATTCAAGAGGTGACCAAATATTAGGGACGCATGCAGACGGCGTCCGCATCGCCTCTAACTAAACCTAGCAACAAAGCTTAATACGTGTTCGCTCTAATTAGAGCTAGCATGAATTTTAAAGCAACAACCCTTAATACGTTTCCCCGCCACGCAGGCGGACGCCTACAAAAAACGCCTTGTATTTTGACACAGAGGGCGTACAATGGAAGGAGGCACAGAGAACATGAAGTGAATTGACAGCAGCCACCAAAGATGAAGACCCTGAACCTTTTTTCTTCTCAACGATCTTGAGTCATGACGGAAATTCAAGGCAGGCATGTGGCCTATAAGCCTATTCCTTCCTTTAATATCGAGATTGATGTCCTGCATTTTAACTTCTGCCAGCGTCATGTAGCACGGTACACTGCTGCTGAAACTAGGAAAGCAGTGAACATTTTCACTGGGATAGGTTTAGTGCAATCCATGACCATCAGCATTTGAGACAAGGCAAAACAAAATTATCCTGCATTTTGAAGGGTACAAAGCGCAAGGTATTATTGGTCATTGTCAATGCTACATCTTCCACTACATTTCATCTTCCTACGTAAGTTGATCAAAGCAATTATAGCTACTGGTGGAACCAGAGAGCTTAGGTTACGGTCCATTCCCCTCGGACAAAACTGGAGCTCGCACCACAGCAAAACTGAAAATTATTACCAGAAGACAACTGGACCTCGTCCAGGAAAAAGAGCGCTTGAGTGGCTGGCATAAACTTGACGGATCTGGGGAACGTCATGTTTCTACAGAAGGTGGTTGGTTTTATCTTCTAGACAAAATCCTGCTCATGACATGTTCCTTTGGTGAAGAGCATACTTGACGACCTCGTAAAAGGAAATGACAATACCAACTGATGGTCCAGCACGAGCGACGCGTGGACCAACACCAGTGAACAAACCTTTTGGACCTTCAGACCTATATAGCAGGATAAAATAAATCAGAGTATATTACATATTGTGAAGGATGATTCTATGACTACAGCTACAAAGTTTGAATGAACAAAACTTTCCCAGCAAAGAACTCTCTAGGTTAATGACTTGGAAAGGCAACACAAGAAAAGGCTCTAACAGGACATTGCACCAAAATTTTGGATTAATTTTTTTTTAAGAGCAATCACGAAACTTGATCCAATCCACTTCATGTCCGTTCAAGGATTCAAGGGATATATCATAAATAAGCAAGCCATGATTTTGTAATTTGTATAGGCAAATTGGATCATGAACATAACTAGCTAACTGACCCTAAACCCTTTGCAAGGCTATGGGTATCCCACAAGAGGAGCTTCCACAAAAATAAAGAAGTGGCCGGTGGGTGTGGATTAATCATTTGTATGTAAAGAAAAATTCTAAACAAAATTTGATGACATTGGCACAACATAGATTTGCCATGTATCAAaattttgaatcctaattcaatctACAGCTCAAGAAGCAAAAAGGGCAAATCTGACAATGAGTTATACAAGCATGGTACTATTCATTGCACATGTGAAATTAGTGCTGTTCACCGTTCTGAGTTGTCTTTTTCCCCATATCATGCTATGATGGATTTGGATTAGAAGTTATGCAGCATGATTGAAGTGCATTGTGTctgtgcctctttctttttccagACATTTTCAAGACTTCCAGACGTGTATTTTGGCAAGCTAGTGCATTAGTACATATGATGTGCCTAATGCAGCATATATGTCCACGAACCACGGCTGTGGATATTTATTTGATTATTTACACTAGATTCATAGCATGATATGTGAAGATTTTTCTAGAAAAATATTTTCACAATATGAATTTGttaggttttgtaaatatattccaGTAATTAGTGTTTCATGTAAGCATTTTGGGGAAAGCGGTGCCCAGAACAGCTCCTTATGTGAACCAGAGGGCACTGACGACATTTAAGTTTACGAAAACTGCTTAATTTTTTAAGTGGAAATTGTTATTGCTTCTCTGTCAAAGTTTATGAGACAGGAATGCTTTTATATTAATGCTCTGACTGGCCCAAGTTGCCTGACCCAGCAAGCTAGCCCAAGCCCAATTCAAACAGCTGACTAGATCACAGCTCTAATTAACATACAAGCCCAGTTGGAAATTGTAGCTTGCGTGTCGGCTACCAAAGCAGAAAATGTAAATTTTTACTTGCTTGGAACAAAATGCTTCTCAAAACTTCACAGTTTGCGGAAGACATACCTCAATATATCAACTAATGTTTGCCTCGTGGTCATTCTCATTGCCTTCTGGGCATCCTTCTGAAACGGAAGGAGATACCCAAATTTTAGAGCATGGCAATGAATAAATGGAACATATGGCAGGTAAAAATAAAATGGTGCTTCATGGTGTTTGTGGAGCAAACCTGAAAATAATGTTCTCACAACTATTTCCAGAATAGTACAGAATATAGAGAATATGAAATACACAAACCTCAATCTGTCTCCTTGTCTTGGCAACATCAAGAGGGCATGTAACACCAGCAGCAAGACTACCTGCTACAAAGCCAGCAGCAAAGTTCGCTCCCAACACACTAGCTGCGTCACCTTCCTCTGCAACAAGACCAAGCAGCTTTCTTCGAATCTGCATGGTAACCTCAACAAGATAAGATGGATACCAAAGTAACCGATAAATGGTTTATAGCATATCTAAAACATGAACAGCATGGACTTACCGGCTCCAGCGTTGACCAGCATATAGCAGAGAATGGAACATCCCGAGCAAGCTGTGCCCCCACACCCGTCCATAGAACACGATAGTTTTGCACTGCTTCAGCATTAATTAATTCATCAATCAGAACAATTTCTTGCCTCAAAAATAAATAGTTCAGGTTATTGGAATGAGGAAAACAGAACAGACTACTGGGAATTAACAAATTGAAAAATGAAGAACATGATTGATATTATGATGTCAAACATAAATCAGTATACTAATACAAAATGAAACGAATTATACCAACATACCATTATGACTTGAACTTGCATGTGGTGAAAGAACACCAAGCAATGTTTTCCACATTCCAGGGGGCTTTACTCCAGGCTGAAATTCCTTATACGCCTGTTAACATAAATAGTTACTTAATTGGATATTCAAAACAGATGTTCTTTTGCCCAGATCAAAACATGTCATTTCTTCACAAAAATTTGCACACGGTTAGAAGACACAAACATGTTTGTTGTAAAAAAATATAGGAATATGACTTTTGAACTGTTTtactttttttagtttattattgCTCACCCGGGAGCACACCAAAACACCATCGTCCTATttggtacttcctccgtcccataaCTTGAACTACTgtaaaaaacgctcttatattatgggacagagggagtactttctATAAAATGAGAAAGAAAATGTATTACATAGGCCCCTAAAATTGTGCAAACAAAACTGTCCTCAAGATTATTGATCTGACATGAAATGAAATATACTAACTGGATATTTACCTGCATCCGTGTCCTTGTCAATTCAATTGGGGAACAAGCAATGCATGCGAGCGAACGTGCAACTGATCCTGCTACTAGTGGGGCATATGGTGTCAAACCAGGAGCATTGCTTCTTGTAAAATCTTCAATCTTGTTGCGGAATATGTCATAGCAAGGCAAATATATTCCAACCTGTTTgagatcaaaaacataatcatggACAACATTCGTTTAGGGTGTGTTATACATTCACTAAGATATGAGAAACTGAGAGTAAATCAAGGCGTCCAAAGGCGGGCAACCCCCGCCTTACCGCCTAATGTATTCTTAAGCGCCTAACCACTCAAGCGCCGCCTTATGGACGCCTTGAAAACAATCAACAAATATGTGCAGGCTAGATGATATCTGCCTTACTTAACAGACCGAATGTCTGAGGTCAGAAGACAAAAATGACAGTGTTTACATTGTTTAGGATATAGAATTATTAGTTCATACAAACTATTATTTACATATGCAGATTAATAACAGTTTCATATATGGCTTCTTCTATTAAGATGAGTCATACGTGTATCAGCAGATCTGTAAAAACACCGAATTTGTTCTTCAAATACAGGTACAAATGACATGGAGAAGCGCAAGCTATTGCCTGCTCCACACATACCTGAGAGGTTGGAAGTACTAAAATGATTTATCCAGATTTCACACAAGAAGTTTTCTTTTTAATAACGCAACAAACAGCACAACAGAATGTAGTGTGACAGAGCAAGAGACTCACAGTTGGTATAGCTAATGCCAAGCCAGCATTTGTACCTCTCCATAATCTACCAAATCCTTCCTGAAACAATCAATTAGCAAATATATCGAGTATCACTATCCACAGGAAGTTAGCACTAACATAAGAAACTAGCAAACGGCATTTGCGCTGCATTACCTGTCTAACAACTTTCAAGAATACATCAACTGTTCCCTTGTACTGAAAGCAATCGGGCGGGCAAATAGGTTCACTTCCCAAAATGATACCACGTGTGCATGATGGAGAGCATCGCAGCTCAGACAGTATCTGGAAAGAAGGCATAAGCAGCATTCCTCTAGtaagcacaagaaataaataggtTATTTGTTTGATGGCTAACCTAGAACAATGGAACTGTTGAGTTCATTCAGACCATTAACATAAATAAGCATTAAATAAATGGAAAAAAAATCTTATTATGTAAACGCGAATAACTTTGGTTCTGGAATATGATCGCAGTTTCAAGAGATTTCTAATGCCCATTTTCTTCTTATGCACAGCCCAACTCCAGATCACATTCCAAGAAACACTACGGTAGATTTGAAAATGCATGTAATTAGAAACAATAGAATTTGCCAATTGCAAGCAAAATCAGCAACACGGTGACTAAACCAACATGCTTCATCTACCTACGGGCCACGGAAGGATCAAATCCGCACAATAATCATTTTGGCTACCATTCCCAGTATCTGCAACACTGTTCACATCCCAAGCTCTAGTTACTTATGAGTAGAGGGTTAAATCACCTGTCAAAATGATCATAACCTCTCCTACGAGCCTGTGGTACAGCTTATCCAGTCGTTTTTCTAGCATAAAGATATAGTGAATGCTATATGTATTCCCGTCCCCCATAGTTCATTCCCAAACAGCAACATTGCTAAGGCGACCCACCCCAAATACCACATTGTGCAACCACAGAGCACCCTAATGAAAATCATCATCACTGCTTGTTGAAGAAATAAACAAGAGAAATAAGTAGATGTATAGAATTTCCAACGGCTAATGAAATGCATATGGTCTAGGTTGGCGAAGCGATTCCGGTAACAAACTTAATCCACAACACAAAAAACATTACCAGAAGTTCTAGCCAAGGACGAAATTTAACAAAACGAAGTTCTGAGATAAGCTTATTTTTGGGCCAAAGAAGCAATCTCCTACATCGAAAATATAACTACCAATATACACACTGGATCACATCAAATCCCACAGTGATATCACACAAACCTAATCTACAAATGATAAAGGCTTACACACACGACGCCTCTTGTCATGTGTACTTCAGCTTTCTGGCTTCAACAGGATATATGGGATCAACAGAAAGCGACCCCCTTTCTTGCAGAACCGAATGTATCATCCACACTTCAAATTGGAGGCAGCAAAAACGAAACCCAAGCCCTACAGAAGGGGTCGGATTGCTTACCGCATCCGGGCCGAGCGCCGCCATCGGGGACGGTTGGTAATAAGGCACCCCCGCCGCCTGCGCCTGCAACCTCGTCTGCACGGGGAGAGGAAAACCACGACCTATTAGCCACCACGAATCACAGAAAAAGGGGCTAACCCCCGGGTAATGGGCGAACTGGGAAGAGCCCGGACCTTGGCGACGTCGAGAGGGTTAACGATGATGGCAGAGATGAAGGCTGCGCTTGCGGCGGAGAGGGCGCGCTCGGCCATCCCGAGCTCCTGGTCGGACGACGCCGCGGACGAAGGGCCGGGTTGGGGAGGCTGCGAGCCGGACGTGGCGGCGGCGCCGCCGGAGAGGTCGAtgcgcgcggcggcggcggtcatCCAGGCGGGGAAGCCGCCCCTGGAGCCGCCCGCCATAGCTCCCAGCAGCGCAGCCGAATCGATACGGCGGCGGAGCGGGGCGCGGGGTCGAGGTCGCGCGGGCCGTGCGGCGGTGGtggtccctctctctctctctctctgtggaaGGAGAGGAGACACGAgacgaggctcgcgaagagaggaggggagaggggtTCGGTGTTTCTTTCTAGAGGAGTCCTGTGGTTGACTGTCACAAATAACCGAGACCACATTTAGGTCACcttggaaagaagaagaaaaaacaccTCTGGTACATGCCCTGTACTGGTGCTCAATTTCCTTTTACAATTActagcaaaagaaaaaagaaaaaataacacaCGTTCTAAACGCAATATATTTttacatggcatcacatttgtgttaccGACGATGACatcagtgctcacacaacgaaaacgcgtttgaatgtacagtcactcggaataagatgagaaatatgttgtttctccccacgagatttttcaaaggtgtgcatgtgtggttaacgatgttttctttcctctcaatttggttttaatttaatggatgtttattgcaattcgtatggtcgtcgggaagagagaaaaaaaaggaccgtgcactacagattaagtttgcaccaaaaataatatttaagaagtatttaagagctaaaaataacatcctatttagattctacacattttttcaatcaaatttcatatataacatgctaAAATCGgaattacggtttaaaagatatggataattttgttttagataaaataaggatagattaactgaaaagtcagggttgattacctgaaacatcagggagtTTTCTGAAAAATGCGAAGAAAACTGTTCGGCTATGACTAAAAGATGGACTGTGGTTTGATTATCTAAAACTGTGAGGGCGTTTCTGCAAAATGATAGAAAACGTTTCGTTGTGATTTAAAattggactgcgggttaattacctaaaactgtgaggacttttctgcaaaatgaccgacgacggacgacagaagcgctgCGCGCTTTTTTATTAGGGGAGACTAGCAAAACGACACGTGCGTTGCAACCGGAGAAAAAAACCAACATCTTCAATAGCGATGACCATATTATGTTCATATCACATCCCATGATTTCGAAACttgttcacaaatgcaagaaaatatttctttttttaattttattcacaattcacaagttgaaacattttttcaaaattccaAATAATATTTCATAATACAAActgttttcaagtattttcttgtaaattggcgaataattcattttttgaattatcaaatatttttttaattgcattaaagaaattGCTAAAAATGATGTAGTTTTTTTTATTCATGaatgttttctccaaaattacgattttttaatatgcaaacttTTTTATGAAAAtcccgaacaatttttgaattcgcaaacattttatgttttatcaaacatttatgtaaaaaaattgaatttcgaaagtttttttgatttttttgtattagaaaaaataaaaaggaatagataaataataattaaaaaactaaaaaaatatacCGCCGCCCATGGGCTGGCTCAAATGGGTGTGCTGTTTATTTTTCAGCGAGCAGAGCGTAGTATGGTCGGTCCCtatgcttgggccggcccatgcgaggaTTCACTGCAAAACGTTTTTTataacttataggtggcattggtgggtaatattaGAAAAATTTGGAggcaattttaatgacgtaccacaAAAGCAATAGATGCTTTATTAGTAGGGTTAGATATGCCCAACATTTTGCTACAAGTGATGCAAATATACACCACTTCTAGCTGTTGGCCGAAAACTAATTCAGCTGTGGCGGGAACCCAATCGCCGAAGTGAAACTTCATTAGTGTGGTCCAATTTTGGCCCTCCGCCGACACTTCATCGGACGCCCCTAGCACCGGCGCCCGTTCATGCCGGACGAGACGTCCTCACGGCCCTCTTCGTCATCGTCGAAGCTTGAAACATATCAAATTTTTGGTCAtctgttgtagatgctctaacagcTCCCCTTTCTCTAATAATTTTTATTAGGGAAGTTGGGCCAAAAAAACAAGTATAGCAGCTCATATTTTTCCTTATTGGTGATCACAATAAAAAACAGTCTCTCTTAGCCTTCTTTAATATGCTCCCTGATACAATCACGCTACTCTGACATAGCCGTCGCACCACCGCTGTTGctgcctgatacgtctctgtcgtatctacttttccgaactcttttgcccttgtcttggactttaatttgcatgatttgaatggaactaacccggactaacgttgttttcatcagaattgtcatggtgttgtttttgtgtagaaataaaagttcttgggatgacctgaaaatttacggagattttttctggaattaatgaaaaatacctgcgcaaagatccaccggaggaagtgagccagtgggccacaagcccaaggaccgcggccacccccctggccatgccgtgagggcttgtggggcccacgagcctccaccacctccaaactcagctctatatattccgtttcgctcggaaaaaaaatcagggagaaggattcatcgcgttttacgatacggaggcgccgccacctcctattcttcatctggagggcagatctggagtccgttctcggctccggagaggggacatcgtcgtcatcgtcatcatcaaccttcctccatcgataattccatgatgctcttcatcgttcgtgagtaatctcatcgtaggcttgctggacggtgatgagttggatgagatctatcatgtaatcgagttagttttgacggagattgatccctagtatccactatgttctgagattgatgtggccactactttgccatgcttaatgcttgtcactagggcccgagtgccatgatttcagatctgaacctattatgttgtcgccaatatatgtgtgttttagatcatatctgttggggaacgtcgcatgggaaacagaaatattcctacgcgcgcgaagacctatcatggtgatgtccatctacgagaggggatttccgatctacgtacccttgtagatcgcacaacagaagcgttaagaaatgcggttgatgtagtggaacgtcctcacgtccctcgatccgccccgcgaaccgtcccacgaaccgtcccgcgatccgtcccacgatctagtgccgaacggacggcacctccgcgttcagcacacgtacagctcgacgatgatctcggccttcttgatccagcaagagagacggagaggtagatgagttctccggcagcgtgacggcgctccggaggttggtggtgatctaatctcagcagggctccgcccgagctccgcagaaacgcgatctagaggtaaaaccgtggaagtatgtggtcgggctgccgtggcaaaagtcgtctcaaatcatccctaatagctccatatatataggaggaggggaggcttgccttgaggctcaaggagccccaagggctgcgccaccaagggaggaggagtcctcctccaatcctagtccaactaggattggaagatggagtccttctcttctttcccacctcctttttttcttttctctttgattttctatctatggcgcatagggccttcttgggctgtcccaccagcccaccaagggctggtgcgccacccccaaggcctatgggcttccccggggtgggctccccctccccccccccggtgaacacccggaacccattcgtcattcccggtacattcccggtaactccgaaaaccttccggtaatcaaatgaggtcatcctatatatcaatcttcgttttcggaccatttcggaaacccccgtgacgtccgtgatctcatccgggactccgaacaacatttggtaaccaaacatataactcaaatacgcataaaacaacgtcgaaccttaagtgtgcagaccctgcgggttcgagaactatgtagacatgacccgagtgactcctcggtcaatatccaatagcgggacctggatgcccatattggatcccacatattctacgaagatcttatcgtttgaacctcagtgccagggattcatataatcccgtatgtcattccctttgtccttcggtatgttacttgcccgagatttgatcgtcagtatccgcatacctatttcaatctcgtttaccggcaagtctctttactcgtttcgtaatacaagatcccgcaacttacactaagttacattgcttgcaaggcttgtgtgtgatgttgtattacgagtgggccccaagatacctctccgtcatacggagtgacaaatcccagtctcgatccatactaactcaacgaacaccttcggatatacctgtagagcatctttatagtcacccagttacgttgcgacgtttgatacacacaaagcattcctccggtgtcagtgagttatatgatctcatggtcataggaacaaatacttgacacgcacaaagcagtagcaacaaaatgacacgatctacatgctacgtctattagtttgggtctagtccatcacgtgattctcctaatgacgtgatccagttatcaagcaacaacaccttgtacatagtcagaagaccctgactatctttgatcaactggctagccaactagaggcttgctagggacagtgttttgtctatgtatccacacatgtatataagtcttcattcaatacaattatagcatggataataaacgattatcttgatacatgaattataataataactatatttattattgcctctagggcataattccaacagtctcccacttgcactagagtcaataatctagccctcacatcaccatgcgaattacattgtaata harbors:
- the LOC123408679 gene encoding mitochondrial carrier protein MTM1-like isoform X3; the protein is MAGGSRGGFPAWMTAAAARIDLSGGAAATSGSQPPQPGPSSAASSDQELGMAERALSAASAAFISAIIVNPLDVAKTRLQAQAAGVPYYQPSPMAALGPDAILSELRCSPSCTRGIILGSEPICPPDCFQYKGTVDVFLKVVRQEGFGRLWRGTNAGLALAIPTVGIYLPCYDIFRNKIEDFTRSNAPGLTPYAPLVAGSVARSLACIACSPIELTRTRMQAYKEFQPGVKPPGMWKTLLGVLSPHASSSHNAVQNYRVLWTGVGAQLARDVPFSAICWSTLEPIRRKLLGLVAEEGDAASVLGANFAAGFVAGSLAAGVTCPLDVAKTRRQIEDAQKAMRMTTRQTLVDILRSEGPKGLFTGVGPRVARAGPSVGIVISFYEVVKYALHQRNMS
- the LOC123408679 gene encoding mitochondrial carrier protein MTM1-like isoform X1 → MAGGSRGGFPAWMTAAAARIDLSGGAAATSGSQPPQPGPSSAASSDQELGMAERALSAASAAFISAIIVNPLDVAKTRLQAQAAGVPYYQPSPMAALGPDAILSELRCSPSCTRGIILGSEPICPPDCFQYKGTVDVFLKVVRQEGFGRLWRGTNAGLALAIPTVGIYLPCYDIFRNKIEDFTRSNAPGLTPYAPLVAGSVARSLACIACSPIELTRTRMQAYKEFQPGVKPPGMWKTLLGVLSPHASSSHNAVQNYRVLWTGVGAQLARDVPFSAICWSTLEPIRRKLLGLVAEEGDAASVLGANFAAGFVAGSLAAGVTCPLDVAKTRRQIEKDAQKAMRMTTRQTLVDILRSEGPKGLFTGVGPRVARAGPSVGIVISFYEVVKYALHQRNMS
- the LOC123408679 gene encoding mitochondrial carrier protein MTM1-like isoform X2, whose translation is MAGGSRGGFPAWMTAAAARIDLSGGAAATSGSQPPQPGPSSAASSDQELGMAERALSAASAAFISAIIVNPLDVAKTRLQAQAAGVPYYQPSPMAALGPDAILSELRCSPSCTRGIILGSEPICPPDCFQYKGTVDVFLKVVRQEGFGRLWRGTNAGLALAIPTVGIYLPCYDIFRNKIEDFTRSNAPGLTPYAPLVAGSVARSLACIACSPIELTRTRMQAYKEFQPGVKPPGMWKTLLGVLSPHASSSHNVQNYRVLWTGVGAQLARDVPFSAICWSTLEPIRRKLLGLVAEEGDAASVLGANFAAGFVAGSLAAGVTCPLDVAKTRRQIEKDAQKAMRMTTRQTLVDILRSEGPKGLFTGVGPRVARAGPSVGIVISFYEVVKYALHQRNMS